In Dehalococcoidia bacterium, a genomic segment contains:
- a CDS encoding helix-turn-helix domain-containing protein, which yields MVMLKEWYTVEEAAKYLGVSRRTIYKLSKEGRLRTHILSKGRTRRFRKEDLDKVPQPLESGAEQREIEALIALSAAGDPLLAELWSNEKDAAYDTI from the coding sequence ATGGTGATGCTGAAGGAATGGTACACGGTGGAAGAAGCCGCTAAATACCTCGGCGTTTCAAGGCGGACGATTTACAAGCTAAGCAAGGAGGGCCGTCTCCGCACGCACATTCTGAGCAAGGGGCGCACCCGTCGCTTCCGCAAGGAGGACTTGGACAAGGTGCCCCAGCCCTTGGAAAGTGGGGCTGAGCAGCGGGAGATCGAAGCCTTAATAGCGCTTTCCGCTGCTGGCGACCCACTGCTAGCTGAGCTTTGGAGCAACGAAAAGGATGCCGCCTACGACACAATATAA
- a CDS encoding trehalose-6-phosphate synthase produces MQVEGLSSLLERSLTLLRIWGLLGCAFFAAKLAGAMETSLSQPLAEALLGMLIVLMGATMTEGVWRLVGHFLAAAKTPQPLVKFAQVSALLSFGYLTLLILVAEINISVTPLLGLGALGAIPLLLVLQDSASDLFFYFRLMRRQHLRIGDFVRLENGVAGHVESVTWQDVRILTPANNLVVIPNRRLARMIVTNFHLPSKRTALTIPIVVTRGPSPEAIKSILADELQQAVHELPGLAPDVAPEIRMASDTTSPGSSFVVLCQVEDVDLVEGVEREVVRRVARRFRKEEIQSPLLDSVLGEDTVTEHSRSSQDLKFLAQSKFGDVTFVVASNREPYIHSFEGRSIHWDKPASGMTTALDPIMRSLGGVWVAVGSGNADREVSDTYGRIPVPPDRPAYTLRRLWLTKQQEERYYNGFSNSALWPLCHTVYVRPKFDADEWKCYEEVNRLFAKAILEETRGKRAFVFLQDYHLALVPRLLRDAGANVTVAHFWHIPWPTSEVFRTCPWAEHIIEGLLGADLLGFHTRYHCNNFLATVDRTVESRVDYGRYSVTRRGRQSLVRPFGISIDFEAISQGVASPPVQRERARFLQELAIPNGYIGLGVDRLDYTKGIPERLRAIDRFLGSHPEYKGKFTFIQVAVPSRSQVEEYRDEEDKVQRLVEEVNWRHKTGLWQPIIYLHRYFPSTSLWALYSLADLCIVSSLHDGMNLVAKEYVAAKTDGKGVLILSKFTGAATEFTDALLVNPYDTEQLAQTIRQGLEMHPSEQDRRMKRMRAYLYENDIYHWAIRVLNELVRVEPTTVESLLTAEQ; encoded by the coding sequence ATGCAAGTGGAGGGCTTGAGTTCCCTATTGGAGCGATCCCTCACGCTATTGCGTATATGGGGTCTGCTCGGTTGTGCCTTTTTTGCAGCAAAGCTGGCTGGCGCCATGGAGACCAGCTTATCCCAACCACTGGCAGAAGCGCTTTTGGGCATGCTGATAGTTCTGATGGGTGCCACAATGACGGAAGGGGTATGGCGCCTTGTTGGTCATTTCTTGGCAGCAGCAAAGACGCCGCAGCCCCTTGTTAAATTCGCTCAGGTAAGCGCCCTCCTCAGTTTCGGCTATCTCACACTCCTGATCCTGGTGGCTGAGATTAATATCTCCGTCACCCCTCTTCTGGGCCTCGGTGCGCTGGGTGCAATCCCTCTTCTCCTAGTGCTGCAGGACAGCGCTTCCGACCTCTTCTTTTACTTCCGTTTGATGCGGCGGCAGCATCTGAGGATCGGTGACTTCGTCCGCCTTGAAAACGGTGTGGCCGGGCACGTCGAGTCCGTCACCTGGCAGGATGTGAGAATCCTGACTCCTGCCAATAACCTGGTGGTCATCCCCAACCGGCGCCTGGCCAGGATGATCGTGACCAACTTTCATCTACCCAGCAAGCGCACCGCGCTGACCATTCCCATCGTGGTCACCAGAGGCCCGTCTCCTGAGGCCATAAAGTCCATTCTTGCAGACGAGCTTCAGCAGGCGGTGCACGAGCTCCCTGGCCTGGCGCCTGACGTGGCTCCCGAGATAAGAATGGCCTCAGACACAACATCTCCGGGTAGCTCCTTTGTGGTCCTTTGCCAGGTTGAGGATGTGGACTTGGTTGAAGGGGTGGAGCGGGAGGTGGTAAGACGAGTCGCACGCCGCTTCAGGAAAGAAGAGATTCAGAGCCCCTTGCTGGATTCTGTCCTAGGGGAAGATACAGTAACCGAGCACAGCAGGAGCAGCCAGGACCTGAAGTTCCTGGCCCAGAGCAAGTTTGGGGATGTCACATTTGTGGTCGCCTCTAACAGGGAGCCCTACATTCACTCCTTTGAGGGTCGGTCCATCCACTGGGACAAGCCTGCCAGCGGCATGACCACTGCCCTGGACCCGATCATGCGTTCTCTCGGAGGAGTCTGGGTTGCCGTGGGCAGCGGCAATGCGGACCGCGAGGTCAGTGATACCTATGGCCGGATTCCTGTGCCACCGGACAGACCTGCTTATACTCTGCGCCGCCTCTGGCTCACCAAGCAGCAGGAGGAGCGCTATTACAACGGCTTCAGCAATAGCGCCCTCTGGCCCCTGTGCCACACGGTCTATGTCCGCCCCAAGTTTGACGCGGATGAGTGGAAGTGCTATGAGGAAGTGAACCGCCTGTTTGCCAAGGCCATTCTAGAAGAGACAAGAGGAAAGAGGGCCTTTGTCTTCCTGCAGGACTACCATCTGGCTCTTGTTCCCAGGCTACTGAGGGATGCTGGGGCCAATGTCACCGTGGCTCATTTCTGGCATATACCCTGGCCTACCAGTGAGGTATTTCGGACGTGCCCCTGGGCCGAACATATCATTGAGGGCCTCCTGGGCGCCGATCTCCTGGGCTTCCATACACGCTACCACTGCAACAACTTCCTGGCGACCGTGGACAGGACTGTCGAAAGCCGTGTGGACTACGGACGATACAGTGTTACGCGCCGGGGACGCCAAAGCTTGGTCAGGCCTTTCGGCATCAGTATTGATTTTGAGGCCATCTCGCAGGGCGTTGCCAGCCCGCCGGTCCAACGGGAGCGGGCGCGATTTCTGCAGGAACTAGCCATCCCCAACGGCTATATCGGATTGGGTGTTGACCGACTGGACTACACCAAGGGTATTCCGGAGCGGCTAAGAGCTATAGACCGCTTCCTGGGTTCGCACCCGGAGTACAAGGGGAAGTTTACCTTTATCCAAGTGGCAGTCCCCAGCCGCTCACAGGTCGAAGAGTACCGAGATGAGGAAGACAAGGTTCAACGCCTGGTAGAGGAGGTGAACTGGCGCCACAAGACGGGCCTCTGGCAACCTATCATTTACCTGCACCGCTATTTCCCCAGCACCTCCTTGTGGGCCCTCTACTCCTTGGCTGACCTGTGCATCGTCAGTTCCCTTCACGACGGGATGAATCTTGTAGCCAAGGAGTACGTGGCGGCGAAGACCGATGGAAAGGGCGTGCTCATCCTCAGCAAGTTCACAGGGGCTGCTACCGAGTTCACTGATGCCCTTCTCGTGAACCCTTACGATACCGAACAACTCGCCCAGACGATCAGGCAGGGGCTAGAGATGCACCCTTCCGAGCAGGACCGACGGATGAAGCGCATGAGGGCCTACCTCTACGAAAATGACATCTACCACTGGGCCATCCGTGTCCTAAACGAGCTGGTAAGGGTTGAGCCAACTACCGTCGAGTCCTTACTTACGGCTGAACAGTAA